The Zea mays cultivar B73 chromosome 7, Zm-B73-REFERENCE-NAM-5.0, whole genome shotgun sequence DNA segment TTTTAGTTCCGAAAGAGCTATTTTGAGTGCCGCATCAGATGTTGGTGAAATTTTAATTTACACGTTGGTCTACCGCATTGTAAAGAAGCTACCATTCGGAAATAAAATCACGCTGGAGAAATCTCGTGTGCTATTCAGCATTTTGCAATTTTCATGCTTCCATTCGAGCGGCTACCAGTGATGTTTTTTTTTCCGTTTTTGGTCCAAAGAGCAAGATGTTTTATTATTGTTTTTGTTTTTACTATGTGAAACTGTCCATGCGTTGCAAGGTGAGCAACACAAATCTTCACGGCATTTCGTATTATGCGAGAATCACTACCAAGAAAGGCAATACTGAGGGTTTATGCCTTTGTATTCAAGAAAATCTCATACTAACCTTGTGGTTCCTAATCGGGTTCAAAATTAAGCTATATTGTGATTTTTTTTATTCTCAAATCTCTTATTatcaaataataataataataataataataataataataataataataataataataataataataatgatgatgatgatgatgatgatacatCTGACATTTAATATCAACAAAGAGCATCCTCAATATCTATATTTCCCTAGAATTGAGATGAGGAACACGATGACCATCATTAGAGCCTATAGATCTCTCCTCCTCATAAGTATTGATGTATTGTTATCTCTAGCTACCTCCATATCTAACCTATTTGAAACTCTAACATCGCCAAAATCATCTTCATCACTTAGATAATCTCCATTAGCTTCATCAATGGCTGCTTCGTCCTTATCAACTCCATCAGATGCATCATCATCACTCATATTGCTGTTATCATTGTAACCACCTGCATTATAATAATCATCTTCATTGGTCGCACTACAACCTCCAATACCACCATAAGTAGGTTGTGTTAGTAATAttccttcttctactgaatgaccATTTTCTATGCAAAGGTGTTATAAACTAAAAAAGTTCGATGTTCTAGTTTCCAATGTTATAATCATTATGTACAACTAAATCTAGATATCATACTTCTTCCAAAAAAATAAACAAAAAATAATGAAAGAAACATAAAACCAACCTTTCTTGGCAACCTTCTTCCAAAAATTAAAGATCAAAACCCCCTTGTAATTTGTGAAATCTGGATCTCCAAAATCACCTCCTGTCGGGAAGGATGAAGATGTATTTATACAACAAAGGTCACAAGAGGTTGGATTAGGCAACCTAACTAcgttatctctaacacatggtgaaaccctatatccaaaatatGGCTAAATTGAagaaaaatgaacaaaatttggcaagAGAAATATaaaccaaactttcctagcaaatAATAAACAAAAAAACTTAATAGCCAAATCTATCTTCCTCCTCTATCCATATAAACACGTGTACCATTCATTAAACAATTAAATATGTATTGAAAAAACTGAATTGAAAACTAAACAAGAAAAGGAGATAGATGACAGATAATATATAACCATCTTAGGCAACCTCATTTGAATAAATAGTTAAAAAAACCTAACTGCACTattctctctaacacatggtaaAAGACTAGTTCCAAAACGCGACAAAAATTGAGCAACAATGGCAACTGAAACATAATTAAATCAACATTTCATAgaaactaataaacaaaaaaatcttaattaccaaacatATATTCATCTCTCTCCATACAAACACATGCATCATTTATtaaacaactaaatatatcatgaataaactgatttgagaactaaacattaaaAGACAAAATCTAGCTACcgtactcttctctctcacatggtaaaaccctagatccaaaatgtggctaaaattgagcgagATTGAAtaaaaattggcaagagaaacataaaccaacattTATTAGCAAGTTTCTTCCAAAAAAAATTGGAAATGAAGATCAAAACTTCAATGAAAGTTGGATGTGAGATACAGTCGGGGAGAACGAAGGGGTATtagtacaacaaagatcacaagtgATTGGTTAAGGAACTGCCACTAAAACCCGATTTCTACTTACATTTTCcttaacagaaccgccagtgaaacTGAAAATCGGTTATTTCCACATATGGTTCCCTTACACCAATCATCAATGGAAATAACTGATTTCCACTGTCGGTTCTGTTAAGAAAACCGCTAGTAGAAATCGGTTTCCACTATCGGTTGTTAGTTGGGCCCACCTATTTATTATCTTTGGTGCGCAATAACCGACACTGTCTGTAAAAAGTTGAATGCATTGTAGACTTGGATACTAGCGAAAGAATCAGAAAAAGATTTTTTTGGAGCAATGTGTAGAGAATAGATATAAATGATATGACTGGAGATGGTGAGTCCAAATAGAGCTCAGTAGCAGACGTGTGTGCCATCGTAAGCGAGTAAACAGGAAAAAATGTAACGTGACCTGGTCAAAAAAGTTGATCCACGCACAGACACACAACAAGCTAAACTGAAGAACTGAGCCATCACACTACTCCCCATCGTACGCTAGCATTCTCCACACGTTTTCCCCGTATACCATCTTCACCTACGCAAACGTGCACGTCTTGAGTTGCTGCGCAAACGAGAAGAAACGGCACGGGCAACGGTTCCTGTCGTCCTGATCGGCCCCGCCAGGCGCCAGTCTGCAGCCGCCACCTCGCGCCTGGTCCCCTGGCCACGTGGTGCCGCCGGGCGCGGCTGCTCCTGGAGTGCGCGCAACGCGTGTCCTAGCGGAGGGGCGAGTCCCCGAGCCCGGGAGGGCAACGGCCGCGCCACGCGCCGTGCGCCGTGCTTGCAAACTACTCCCTCCGTCTCAGGATATAAGGCGTAACCACTTTTTATTCTTATTTCACAATATAAGGCGTGCTCTCTCTATGCATAAATATATCGATGCAGTGGTATAGAAACAATTAAATgcatttcttggtctttgaaccagaggtggttacgccttatatactggaacggagggagtagtattCCCGTAATCCCGTGTTCCGTACTTTGCCTTTCTGGAATGGAATTACTTCCTCTGTTAAAAAATAATTTTATATAGATTTAGGTCAAACAACTGTTTGGATTCGTTAGAGCTACAGTTTAGTTGTACTGAAGTTTAGTCCGGCTAATGTTTAGCCCATTGCTATTAGTCACTAGGCGTTTAGATACTATGGACTAATAGGTTGTTTGTGTGTTTAGTCCTGATTAGCTCATATTTGTGGACTAATGGACTAATTGTTATCCAAGAGAAAGCTAAAGTTCAGTCTCTCTATTAGTCGGCCTGGTTGGCGACAAATGAACTAAACTAAAATGAACTAAACTTTAGTGGCTAATAATTAGTCCTTGTAATTCAAACAGGGCCTGAGATAGAAGCTGAGACGAACTTGAACAGCTTACATACACAGCGTTCTACTTTTTACACACTGCATGGGGTTCAGGACAGGGTGCAACAGATTTCAGAACCCACCCACCCCGGCTGCAAGGCCTACCTACCTGCTATACTACGTATTTACAACGAATTGAATGGTACAATGGTACTAGAAAAAAAAAGGGCTACGCATCGTCGTCTTGCTACTGTCTCTCAGCAGCGtctggcgccgccgccgccgccgccgccgccccgggcTGAGAGCGCGAAGCCGCCGCGATCGTACATGCGCTGGATCTCTTCCCGGTACCCGCTGAGGGACTTTCGAGGCAGGGCCGGCGTCAGCTCCACCACGTCCCCCATGTTGAGCCTCCGGTCTGGGTCGCATATGGGCTCGCCGTTCACCCTCGGCCGCAGGTCCTCCTTCATCGGAATGCTGTAGGGGCTCCATCTCGAGCTGTTGGCGCCCACGCGGTCCATGAGATCCATCACCGTCAAGTTCGCCGGGAATTCTTGGACAGACATCTGAAATCACGCCACAAACAATCTCTATCAGATCACTGAATCGAACAATAAACATGCGTAAGGGCAGTCCAGAACTGGGCTGACCTTGCCATGCTCCAAGAGGATGACGAACAGCGGTCCATCATGGTTGCATTGGCGGGTGTACGAGTATGGGCAGTCCTCTGCATGCTGGGGGAACGGGCATGCTGGTGGTGGCCTCACGCTCACAGTACCGTCATCACTGCCAAGGGAGGCAGTCCGTTCTCTGTCCATCGCCTCGCACTGCCATGTGAGCACCCACCTTGCCCACTCCACCATCCGGAGCACGAACGAGTGCCTGCAGGTGCCCTCCTTGTACCTCCAGTGCGCCGCGAACCCGTACTCGGCCTGCAGATGCATCTCCCTCGTGCGGATCTGGACCTCGAACGGGTGGACGCCTTCGCTCATGACGACAGTGTGCAGCGACCGATACCTACAGCAAAGCAAGCAAGTAAAGGTCTTGCATTGCAGCAGGAGAGGTGGATGGGTCTCTACTGGCTTGCGGCTTTGCTTATTACCCATTTAGTTTCGGACGTGATATGTAATCCTTGAATCGACCGGTGACTCGAGGCCACAGTCTGTGGACGACGCAAAGGGCTTCGTAGCAATCTTCTTCGCTCTCAACCAAAAGACGCAGCCCGTGTATATCGTGGATCTCTTCCATCGTCAAGTTCTTCCTGATAAGTTTTTAACAAATTGATGCATGAGAGAATGCTTTACTACTAACCACTGCAAAAAAAGGGATGATTATGACGTACTTTAGCATCTTGCAATGGATGCTGTATAGGCTCTTGTGCCTCCCAGAAAGACTGTGGTACGAGACACCAGCATCCCTCAGGCCTTTATCCAGTTTATCCACGGCAGATGTGATCAGTTCTTCGTCGAAGGATTCCCTAAGTTTGGACGACAACTCCTCGTGCTCTTCCGGATTCAGATACTTGAAACAGAGATTCTCCAGCTGGTCTTTCCAGCTAGCAACCCCTAGCCGGTTAGCTAGAGGCACGAAAATCTCCATTGTTTCCTTGGCGAATCTTTCTTGTTTGGCACAAGGCAAAGCTTTTAAGGTCTCCATGTTATGCAGCCGATCCGCAAGCTTTATTAGAACAGCGCGTGCATCCGCCATTGCGAGGAGCATCGTATGCAAGCGATCTGCTTCAACTGTCCTGCTTGCCGTGTTGTTGTCACGAGCAAGTTtgctgaggtggctcaacttggaTACCTGAACAGATCAGACAAAAAACCTTAAGGACAATGGAGCTGGCAACAGAACGGAGCAACGTTAGAACCAGGATGGGTAACACCACATaaaggctagtttgggaaccacattttaccaagggattttcattttcccaaaggaaaatgaactaatttcccatgggaaatagaaatcccttggaaaaatggggttctcaaactagccctaaaagggAATTTCCAAAATAGACATGTCAAACCGAAGAATGCAGGCAGCCGATAACAAATTGACATAATATATTGCAGGTTGTGGTTGTGGAAAGAAATAAAGAACTACCCCATCTGCACCAAATTATAAGTCATTCTATCTTTTTGGGGGACTAAAAGCATATCATGTTTGACAAAATTTACATAATAAATTAATAATATTTGTGATGACAAACAAGTATGATTAGATTTTTAATCAATTATATTTTTAAAGTGTACTTATTTTGTGTTATAAAATTTTATAATTCCATCTATAATTTAAGTCAAACTTGAGATGTTATGACTCTGCAAGAAAGATAAAGTAACTTATAGTTTTAAGAGACAGACTAAATAGTGTGCTGCAATTGTCAGCTAATTAACTCAAATATGACACAATGGGTTGATCCACAAAAGTCGCACATTGGGTTAATCCAAATGGGTAATTTTTGTTTAGGTGCTTATAAGATAAAATGACAGCAGCACTAGATCATTGACTTAAAGTTGCAGGAGGTATATCATCATAATTGGACCAAATAATTGCAACTGATCTAGCCAACAACTTGTTGATACACAGAGGAAATAACGATGCTTTCCAATCGCAACAAATTATCAAGTTCCAAGGGAAAAGGAACACATACCCCTTCGACGAGATCGGCAACCCCAGCACCAAACATATGGAAGATGTGGTCATAGTCAATGAATGAATCATCAATGGTGTCATGCAGAAGCCCAGCAGAGACAACCGTTGCATTTGCGCCGACCTTGGCAAGTAGCACAGCAGTCTCCACACAATGTTGCAAGTAGGGGTCACCACTCGCGCGCGTCTATTCGCACAACAAAAGCAGAGACAAGATTCAGTAACTATCAGGATCGGACAATTCAGGCACTCAGATGGAGGTTGGAATTTTGTGGTTTACCTGGCCACGGTGAGCCTTCTCGGCCTCCAAGAAGGCCTTCACGACCAGCTCCTCGTGGAAGATGCGGTGGCGATCCTGGGCACTCGCGAGCAGCTCTTGGGCGTATGGCTCGCAGGCAGGGCTAGCCTCCGCGAGGTTCTCGTCGAGCTCGAACGCGAGCTCGCTGGCGCCGACCTCCGGGCGAGGGCTGGTGGGCGGCGCGTAGTCAACGCAGGAACCGAGAGCGTTGCGCACGAAGCCAGCGAAGAGGCGGTCGCGGTCGCGGGCGGCGAGCCAAGAAGCCGGTGGGCTCCGGGATGGTGAAGAGGTGGACGGCCCCTGGAACACCGACACGGGGCTGTGGTGGTGGTGATGCAGGTCCCTCCGCTTTAGCTGCGAAGACGAGTGGGAGTGCGAGTAGGAGTACCCGCCCCCGTCGGCGGGGACGCTCAGGTCGTCGGATCTGTTGTGCCACAGCGCACCGAGGTCGTCGTGAGCCGGGGCGCGGGGCGGCGCGGCCGCAGCTGCCGGCGAGGAGAAGAGGCAAGACAGGCCGCCGCCGCCGGAGGGCAAGCGGTACGAGGCGGCCGGCGGCGGGGGCGCAGCGGTGGTGCAAGGCGACGAGCCACGGGAGGCTGGGTCGAACTCCGAAGAGTAGACCGCGCCCGGCGGACTGGTGTACATGGAAATCGCGGGCAACGACATCGCCGGAATCAGGGATGCCTCCGACGCGCTCGAACTGAAAGCCGCTTAAAGCTGCTAACTGTTCGGAATCGGAACTGAATTCGGCGCCGAAACCAAAAGGCAGCACAGAACAGAATCCGATGCCAAAGATTTGACCTCGGTGAGGTGGAGTCGACGAGTTAATAAAAATCGAACAAGAGGAAGTGTTGCAAACAGCTGAAATCGGCGTGATCAAGCAGGGAATTTCGTGGGGAGGGCGAGGAGAGCAGGGAAATGGGGAAAATCTGTTCGGCTTGCGTACTACTTGGGTTGCGTCCCGTCTGCTGCTGCGTGTGCGTGAAGAGAGAGAATCTGGGACCCTCGCTAATTATAGGAAGGCGGCTGGCTTTCAAAATGCCGAAACCGCCCCTCCTCAGGAATCTTCTATCTACCGTGTTGCCGGAGTTTTGGCCGTTAACTAGTTTCGGTTTTGC contains these protein-coding regions:
- the LOC103632825 gene encoding probable GTP diphosphokinase RSH3, chloroplastic — its product is MSLPAISMYTSPPGAVYSSEFDPASRGSSPCTTAAPPPPAASYRLPSGGGGLSCLFSSPAAAAAPPRAPAHDDLGALWHNRSDDLSVPADGGGYSYSHSHSSSQLKRRDLHHHHHSPVSVFQGPSTSSPSRSPPASWLAARDRDRLFAGFVRNALGSCVDYAPPTSPRPEVGASELAFELDENLAEASPACEPYAQELLASAQDRHRIFHEELVVKAFLEAEKAHRGQTRASGDPYLQHCVETAVLLAKVGANATVVSAGLLHDTIDDSFIDYDHIFHMFGAGVADLVEGVSKLSHLSKLARDNNTASRTVEADRLHTMLLAMADARAVLIKLADRLHNMETLKALPCAKQERFAKETMEIFVPLANRLGVASWKDQLENLCFKYLNPEEHEELSSKLRESFDEELITSAVDKLDKGLRDAGVSYHSLSGRHKSLYSIHCKMLKKNLTMEEIHDIHGLRLLVESEEDCYEALCVVHRLWPRVTGRFKDYISRPKLNGYRSLHTVVMSEGVHPFEVQIRTREMHLQAEYGFAAHWRYKEGTCRHSFVLRMVEWARWVLTWQCEAMDRERTASLGSDDGTVSVRPPPACPFPQHAEDCPYSYTRQCNHDGPLFVILLEHGKMSVQEFPANLTVMDLMDRVGANSSRWSPYSIPMKEDLRPRVNGEPICDPDRRLNMGDVVELTPALPRKSLSGYREEIQRMYDRGGFALSARGGGGGGGGARRC